The Pedobacter roseus genome contains a region encoding:
- a CDS encoding tRNA1(Val) (adenine(37)-N6)-methyltransferase has translation MSIFKFKQFEVDQKGCAMKINTDGVLLGAIVTHPSPKRILDIGTGTGVIALMLAQRFPDAVIDAVEIDKQAAETAGRNFQSSVFSERLSISHTAIEQYNHPEKFDLIVSNPPFFVNDLKNEEVRKGIARHAGEDFFSLLVEKSNWLLADDGQIWLILPVKQADEVICIASQYNLSLAARINIHSDENKPTFRQIICLKKGTTLLIESDFNIYESLKEHTQEYKALLKDFFLAY, from the coding sequence ATGAGTATTTTTAAATTCAAGCAGTTTGAAGTAGACCAAAAAGGCTGCGCGATGAAAATTAATACCGATGGGGTATTGCTTGGTGCAATAGTTACCCATCCGTCGCCAAAAAGGATACTGGATATCGGAACAGGAACGGGGGTAATTGCTTTGATGCTGGCGCAACGTTTTCCTGATGCAGTTATAGATGCGGTGGAAATAGACAAACAAGCTGCTGAAACCGCGGGGAGGAATTTTCAATCGTCAGTTTTTAGTGAGCGGTTAAGTATTAGCCATACCGCAATTGAACAATATAACCATCCTGAAAAATTTGATCTGATTGTTTCCAATCCACCATTTTTTGTAAATGATCTAAAAAACGAAGAAGTTAGAAAAGGCATCGCCAGGCATGCAGGTGAAGATTTTTTTAGTTTATTGGTTGAAAAATCGAACTGGCTTTTGGCTGATGACGGGCAGATCTGGCTTATTTTGCCGGTAAAACAGGCTGATGAAGTGATCTGTATCGCATCTCAATATAATTTATCGCTTGCTGCACGGATCAATATCCATTCTGATGAAAATAAACCAACTTTCAGGCAGATTATCTGTTTGAAAAAAGGCACAACGCTGTTGATAGAAAGTGATTTTAATATTTACGAATCTTTAAAGGAGCATACGCAAGAATATAAGGCTCTACTAAAGGATTTTTTTCTCGCTTATTAA